From Cupriavidus taiwanensis, a single genomic window includes:
- a CDS encoding H-NS family nucleoid-associated regulatory protein, giving the protein MTTKTERAEAICWIQAQMADYGLTMEELGAAGCFDPPPPPPSPAAAPVCYRNAEGLTWDGQGEMPSWLKRAVNAGQSVEFFRVG; this is encoded by the coding sequence ATGACCACGAAAACTGAGCGGGCGGAGGCGATCTGCTGGATCCAGGCGCAGATGGCCGACTACGGCTTGACCATGGAGGAACTGGGGGCGGCGGGGTGCTTTGATCCGCCGCCGCCCCCTCCGTCCCCTGCGGCGGCGCCGGTCTGCTACCGCAACGCGGAAGGGCTGACCTGGGACGGGCAGGGCGAGATGCCGTCGTGGCTAAAGCGGGCGGTCAATGCCGGGCAGAGCGTGGAGTTTTTCCGGGTAGGATAA